The nucleotide sequence CTTATACACAAAAACTTATAGAAGATGAATTAGTAGAAATTGTAGGTAAAAAGAAGACTCGTCCTGGAAATAAATTAAAGGGGAATGAAGAGATAAATGTAACTGTATTAGAAGATGAAATTTTAGATGTTGTTGCTGAAGATATCCCATTAGATATAGTTTATCAAGATGAGCATATTGTGATAATAAATAAAAAACCAAATATGGTAATCCATCCGGCAGCAGGGCACCATAGCGGAACATTAGTAAATGCTATAATGCATCATATAAAGGATCTTTCTACTATAAGTGGAGTAGTTAGACCTGGGATAGTTCATAGATTAGACAAAAATACCAGTGGACTTATCATTGTAGCAAAAACTAATGAAGCGCATCTTAAATTAACAGAGATGTTTAAAGATAAAACTATAAAGAAAACATACCTAGCTATATGTAAAGGGAACTTAAAGAACAAAGAAGGTAGGATAGAAAACCAAATAGGCAGAGATAGTAAAGATAGAAAGAAGATGACTGTTGTTAGAGATAATGGTAGAACAGCTATAACTAACTATAAAGTAATAAATGAAGTTGAATATTTCAGTTTAGTAGAAGTAGATTTAGAAACTGGTAGAACTCATCAAATAAGAGTACATATGAAGTATTTAAATCATACAATTTTAGGAGATGACGTATACGGAAAGGCTTCTAAAAAAGCAGACAGACAGATGTTACATGCATATAAATTAGAATTTGCTCATCCTATTACAGGAGAGAAGATGGAAATTATAGGAGACTTGCCTGAAGACTTTAAAAAGGTAATGAAAAATCTGGGATTAGAATTTAACGGGTAAACGACTCCTCCTTCTTATGGTTTCTCTTAACCAAGAGAAACCAAAGCGTGGGATAATAGTTTATTAGTTTAATATAATAATTTGAAGAATAAAAAAACATAAAGACAGCTAGGGAGGGATTCTCTAATTGTCTTTTTTTATTTGGAGGTATTTTAACTCCTTCCTTGTTGGCGTTTTCTCGATTGACGAGTACGAAATTTTCTTATTAGCTATAAAATTACAATGTCAAAGAGAAAACAAAGCATGGCATAATATGAAAAACAAAAAAATGAAAGGAGGAGTAAATATGACTGTCTATAACAAAGAATCAACTAAAATTAAAAGGCGAGTTCTTAAGAAAAATACGACTCCTGAAGAGAAGATGTTATGGAGCGTTATCAAACTAGATGCCTTAGGAGTTAGATTTAGAAGACAATTTGGCATAGGTGAATATATTGTTGATTTTTATTGTTCAAAATTAAAATTAGGTATAGAATTAGATGGAAAACAACATGATAGCCA is from Psychrilyobacter atlanticus DSM 19335 and encodes:
- a CDS encoding RluA family pseudouridine synthase; amino-acid sequence: MREIKEVLNLKAEIEDRGTRLDAFLSEKIEGYTKSYTQKLIEDELVEIVGKKKTRPGNKLKGNEEINVTVLEDEILDVVAEDIPLDIVYQDEHIVIINKKPNMVIHPAAGHHSGTLVNAIMHHIKDLSTISGVVRPGIVHRLDKNTSGLIIVAKTNEAHLKLTEMFKDKTIKKTYLAICKGNLKNKEGRIENQIGRDSKDRKKMTVVRDNGRTAITNYKVINEVEYFSLVEVDLETGRTHQIRVHMKYLNHTILGDDVYGKASKKADRQMLHAYKLEFAHPITGEKMEIIGDLPEDFKKVMKNLGLEFNG
- a CDS encoding endonuclease domain-containing protein; this translates as MKNKKMKGGVNMTVYNKESTKIKRRVLKKNTTPEEKMLWSVIKLDALGVRFRRQFGIGEYIVDFYCSKLKLGIELDGKQHDSQDGLEYDKIRDDYMRNLGIVTVRFKNKEIRDNLAGVIEKIKEYI